One Methylomarinovum tepidoasis DNA window includes the following coding sequences:
- a CDS encoding type IV pilus twitching motility protein PilT, producing the protein MDIAELLAFSVKNNASDLHLSAGLPPMIRVDGDIRRINVPPLEHKEVHALVYDIMNDKQRRDYEEYLETDFSFELPGVARFRVNAFHQDRGAAAVFRTIPSKVLTLEDLGCPPFFRDVTQKPRGLILVTGPTGSGKSTTLAAMIDYINSNNYSHILTVEDPIEFVHQSKKSLINQREVHRDTLGFNEALRSALREDPDVILVGEMRDLETIRLALTAAETGHLVFGTLHTSSAAKTIDRIIDVFPAAEKAMIRSMLSESLQAVIAQTLLKKIGGGRTAAWEIMVGTPAIRNLIREDKVAQMYSAIQTGRKDGMQTLDQHLQELVDKGVISRQTARTKAVNKAAF; encoded by the coding sequence ATGGACATCGCCGAACTGCTCGCCTTTTCCGTCAAGAACAACGCCTCCGACCTCCACCTCTCCGCCGGCCTGCCACCGATGATTCGCGTTGACGGCGACATCCGCCGCATCAACGTGCCGCCGCTGGAGCACAAGGAGGTCCACGCGCTAGTTTACGACATCATGAACGACAAGCAGCGGCGCGATTACGAGGAATATCTGGAAACCGACTTTTCCTTCGAGCTGCCCGGAGTGGCCCGTTTCCGCGTCAACGCTTTCCATCAGGACCGGGGGGCGGCGGCGGTGTTCCGCACCATTCCCTCCAAGGTACTGACCCTGGAGGATCTGGGCTGCCCACCCTTCTTCCGTGACGTGACCCAGAAACCCCGCGGCCTGATTCTGGTCACCGGCCCCACCGGCTCCGGTAAGTCCACCACCCTGGCGGCGATGATCGACTACATCAATTCCAACAATTACTCCCATATTCTCACCGTCGAGGACCCGATCGAATTCGTCCATCAGAGCAAGAAATCCCTCATCAACCAGCGCGAGGTCCACCGCGACACCCTCGGCTTCAACGAAGCCTTGAGATCGGCGCTGCGCGAGGACCCGGACGTGATCCTGGTGGGGGAAATGCGCGATCTTGAAACCATCCGCCTGGCCCTGACCGCGGCCGAGACCGGCCACCTGGTGTTCGGCACTCTGCACACCTCCTCGGCGGCCAAAACCATCGACCGTATCATCGACGTGTTCCCGGCGGCGGAAAAGGCCATGATCCGCTCGATGCTGTCGGAATCCCTGCAGGCGGTCATCGCCCAGACCCTGCTGAAGAAGATCGGCGGCGGGCGGACGGCCGCCTGGGAGATCATGGTCGGGACCCCGGCGATCCGCAACCTGATCCGTGAGGACAAAGTGGCGCAGATGTACTCGGCGATCCAGACCGGACGCAAGGACGGCATGCAGACCCTCGACCAGCACCTGCAGGAACTGGTGGACAAAGGCGTCATCTCGCGCCAGACCGCCCGCACCAAGGCCGTCAACAAGGCGGCGTTTTAA
- a CDS encoding polysaccharide biosynthesis protein, with product MPTVLRRAWLVFIHDLIMVALAWLGAYWLHNDLHPVPPQLQDQALHWLPWVVCLQGTIFYQFQLYRSLWRFASTPDLLQIGKATSMGAGLIGAASYIQPPPYPLPAAIPVLYALLLFLAVSVPRLIYRLKKDSHREPDSGKRALVVGAGRAGYMLIRDLLQDSAPEYRPVALVDDNPHKLGREIRGIRVVGPCSQIPYLVRRYHIETVLIAIPSASDTQMRRIITHCEQAGVPFLTLPSPRERLNRNQPISKKTLRPVSIEDLLGREPTRLDWPSIHRHLATKTVLVTGGGGSIGAELCRQLANLPIHRLILFERCEYNLYRTERTLREHFESTEIVPVLGDITDKVAVREVLVKYRPEVIFHTAAYKHVPLLENQVREAVHNNVLGTARLAELAVEHGVDKFVLVSTDKAVHPTNVMGATKRGAEVICQSFNLLQKTRFVTVRFGNVLDSAGSVVPLFREQIASGGPVTVTHPEITRFFMTIPEACQLIMQAAALGQGGEIFVLDMGQPVSIRYLAEQMILLSGKRPGIDIAIEYIGLRPGEKLHEELFYPEEDLQPTPYEKLKQASAPACDPKIIVKLLAQIHSACQEFDIPQLYVLLQTLVPEYRPEEPSRESIPTHPNRRRTHS from the coding sequence GTGCCCACCGTATTACGCAGAGCCTGGTTGGTCTTCATCCACGATCTGATCATGGTCGCCCTGGCCTGGCTGGGCGCTTACTGGCTCCATAACGACCTGCATCCGGTGCCTCCACAGCTGCAGGATCAGGCCCTGCATTGGCTCCCCTGGGTCGTTTGTCTCCAGGGTACGATTTTTTACCAGTTTCAGCTCTACCGCAGCCTTTGGCGTTTCGCCTCCACGCCGGACCTGCTGCAGATCGGCAAAGCCACCTCGATGGGCGCAGGTCTTATCGGCGCGGCCAGTTATATCCAACCGCCTCCATATCCTTTGCCGGCGGCGATCCCGGTTCTTTACGCCTTGCTGCTGTTTCTGGCGGTCAGCGTTCCCCGCTTGATTTATCGCCTGAAAAAGGACAGCCACCGTGAACCGGACAGCGGCAAGCGGGCCCTGGTGGTCGGTGCCGGACGGGCCGGTTATATGTTGATCCGCGATCTGCTGCAAGACAGCGCCCCGGAGTATCGCCCCGTCGCCCTGGTGGACGACAACCCCCACAAACTGGGACGGGAGATACGGGGCATCCGGGTCGTCGGCCCCTGCAGTCAGATCCCCTATCTGGTCCGGCGCTACCACATCGAAACCGTGCTGATCGCCATTCCCTCGGCCAGCGATACCCAGATGCGCCGGATCATCACCCATTGCGAACAGGCCGGCGTCCCTTTTCTAACCCTTCCTTCGCCACGGGAACGCCTGAACCGGAATCAGCCCATTTCCAAGAAAACGCTTCGCCCCGTCAGCATCGAGGATCTGTTGGGACGCGAGCCCACCCGCCTCGACTGGCCTTCGATCCACCGCCACCTGGCGACCAAAACCGTGCTGGTGACCGGCGGCGGCGGATCGATCGGCGCCGAACTTTGCCGCCAGCTGGCGAATCTGCCCATCCACCGCCTGATCCTCTTCGAGCGCTGCGAATATAACCTGTACCGCACCGAGCGTACCTTGCGGGAACACTTTGAATCCACCGAAATCGTTCCTGTTCTGGGCGACATCACGGACAAGGTGGCAGTCAGGGAAGTCCTGGTGAAGTATCGGCCTGAGGTGATCTTTCATACCGCCGCCTACAAACACGTCCCCCTACTGGAAAACCAGGTCAGGGAAGCGGTTCACAACAATGTGCTGGGAACCGCCCGGCTTGCCGAGCTTGCCGTCGAACACGGAGTCGATAAATTCGTGCTGGTTTCCACCGACAAAGCGGTCCATCCCACCAACGTGATGGGGGCGACCAAACGGGGGGCGGAGGTCATCTGCCAGAGTTTCAACCTATTACAGAAAACCCGTTTCGTCACCGTACGTTTCGGCAACGTGCTCGATTCCGCCGGCAGCGTGGTACCCCTGTTCCGGGAACAAATCGCCAGTGGCGGTCCGGTCACCGTCACGCATCCGGAAATCACCCGTTTCTTCATGACCATCCCCGAGGCCTGCCAGCTGATCATGCAGGCGGCCGCATTGGGTCAAGGGGGGGAGATTTTCGTCCTGGACATGGGCCAGCCCGTCAGTATCCGCTACCTGGCGGAACAGATGATCTTGCTCAGCGGCAAACGGCCGGGCATCGATATCGCCATCGAATACATCGGCCTGCGCCCTGGCGAAAAGCTGCACGAGGAACTGTTCTATCCCGAGGAGGATCTTCAGCCCACGCCCTACGAGAAATTGAAGCAGGCCAGCGCGCCTGCCTGCGATCCGAAAATCATCGTCAAGCTGCTGGCCCAAATCCACAGCGCCTGCCAGGAATTCGACATTCCCCAGCTCTACGTCCTGCTCCAGACCCTGGTACCCGAATACCGTCCGGAAGAACCCTCGAGAGAATCGATTCCGACTCACCCCAATCGTAGGAGAACCCATTCATGA
- a CDS encoding aspartate carbamoyltransferase catalytic subunit has translation MSRTLQLDAGGRLRHFLTIEGLGRDWLERIMDTAESFESVAAQKVKKVPLLRGKTVVNLFFETSTRTRTTFELAAKRLSADVLNINVAVSATAKGESLLDTVRNLEAMGVDMFVVRHAESGAAHFIARHVAPHVSVVNAGDGRHAHPTQAMLDMFTIRRHKRDFSRLTVAIVGDILHSRVARSQIHALNTLGAREVRVVAPRTLLPVAVERLGVRVCHDLDAGLEDVDVVIMLRLQKERMQGALLPSEREFYRCFGLTAARLRQARPDCLVMHPGPINRGVEIASEVADGSRSVILEQVGHGIAIRMAVMALALGAVQG, from the coding sequence ATGAGCCGTACCCTGCAACTGGACGCCGGCGGCCGGCTGCGCCATTTCCTCACCATCGAAGGGCTGGGGCGGGACTGGCTCGAGCGCATCATGGACACCGCCGAATCCTTCGAAAGCGTGGCCGCTCAGAAGGTCAAGAAGGTGCCGCTGCTGCGCGGCAAGACCGTGGTCAACCTGTTCTTCGAAACCAGCACCCGCACCCGCACCACTTTCGAGCTGGCGGCCAAACGCTTGTCGGCGGACGTGCTCAACATCAACGTGGCGGTCTCGGCCACCGCCAAGGGCGAAAGCCTGCTCGACACCGTCCGCAATCTGGAGGCCATGGGGGTGGACATGTTCGTGGTGCGCCACGCCGAAAGCGGGGCGGCCCATTTCATCGCCCGCCACGTCGCCCCCCACGTCAGCGTCGTCAACGCCGGCGACGGCCGCCACGCCCATCCCACCCAGGCCATGCTCGACATGTTCACCATCCGCCGCCACAAGCGCGATTTCTCCCGTCTGACCGTGGCCATCGTCGGCGACATCCTCCATTCCCGCGTCGCCCGCTCCCAGATTCACGCCCTCAACACCCTCGGCGCCCGGGAAGTCCGGGTGGTGGCGCCGCGGACGCTGCTGCCGGTGGCGGTGGAGCGCTTGGGCGTGCGCGTCTGCCACGATCTGGACGCTGGGCTGGAGGATGTCGATGTGGTCATCATGCTGAGGCTGCAGAAGGAGCGCATGCAGGGAGCGCTGCTGCCGAGCGAGCGGGAATTCTACCGCTGTTTCGGGCTGACTGCCGCCCGGCTGCGGCAGGCCAGACCCGATTGCCTGGTGATGCATCCCGGCCCCATCAACCGCGGGGTCGAGATCGCCTCGGAGGTGGCCGACGGCAGCCGCTCGGTGATTCTTGAGCAAGTAGGCCACGGCATCGCCATCCGCATGGCGGTGATGGCGCTGGCTCTGGGGGCGGTTCAGGGATGA
- a CDS encoding YggS family pyridoxal phosphate-dependent enzyme: MNTGKYSSESPLAQRLARIRRRIGEALHATGRQDDVTLVAVGKTWPARVLLEAWQLGMRHFGENYLQEALAKQQALGHCDITWHFIGPIQSNKTRAIATRFHWVHTVDRLKIARRLSQQRPEGLAPLNVCIQVNVSGEASKAGVAPEAAAELAAAIRELPNLRLRGLMTIPAPAVDFDAQRRPFQRLRQLRDTLGLEDLSMGMSADLEAAVQEGATLVRIGSALFGLRQPRRE, from the coding sequence ATGAATACCGGCAAGTATAGTTCAGAATCTCCGCTGGCCCAGCGCCTGGCTCGCATCCGGCGGCGGATCGGTGAAGCCCTTCACGCCACCGGCAGGCAGGATGACGTGACCCTGGTGGCGGTGGGCAAGACCTGGCCTGCAAGGGTGCTGCTCGAAGCCTGGCAGCTGGGAATGCGCCATTTCGGTGAGAACTATCTCCAGGAGGCCCTGGCCAAGCAGCAGGCCCTGGGGCATTGCGACATCACCTGGCATTTCATCGGCCCGATCCAGTCCAACAAGACCCGCGCCATCGCCACCCGTTTTCACTGGGTCCACACCGTGGACCGCCTCAAGATCGCCCGCCGCCTCAGCCAGCAGCGCCCGGAGGGGCTGGCGCCGCTCAACGTCTGTATCCAGGTCAACGTCAGTGGTGAGGCGAGCAAGGCCGGGGTGGCGCCGGAAGCGGCCGCCGAGCTGGCCGCCGCCATCCGGGAGCTGCCGAATCTGCGCCTGCGGGGGCTGATGACGATTCCGGCACCGGCCGTCGACTTCGACGCGCAACGGCGGCCTTTCCAGCGGCTGCGGCAGCTTCGGGACACGCTGGGATTGGAGGACCTGTCGATGGGGATGTCCGCCGATCTGGAAGCGGCGGTTCAGGAAGGCGCCACCCTGGTGCGGATCGGTTCCGCGTTGTTCGGGCTGCGGCAACCCCGGCGCGAATGA
- a CDS encoding PilT/PilU family type 4a pilus ATPase, giving the protein MNVESMLTLMVHKKASDLFVIAGRPPCIKVNGRLEPISPKSLSEPMVRELVLSTMDARQRDEFENARECNFAIAMENLARFRVSAYYQRNSPAMVIRRIQDYIPDVEELNLPPILKDLAMTKRGLIIFVGATGTGKSTSLAAMLKYRNHNSSGHIITIEDPIEYTHQHAGCIVTQREVGTDTESYEVALKNTLRQAPDVILIGEIRTRETMQHAITFAETGHLCLSTLHANNANQALDRILHFFPEDMHSQLFMDLSLNLKAIVAQQLIRCADGEGRYPAVEILINTPLASDLIRKGEVHKLKDLMKRSREQGMQTFDQCLYDLYKAGKISYEDALAAADSRNEVRLMIKLGETGDLDRYAPGEDKMRLVEEDD; this is encoded by the coding sequence ATGAACGTGGAATCCATGCTCACCCTGATGGTGCACAAGAAGGCCTCGGATCTGTTCGTGATCGCTGGCCGGCCGCCGTGCATCAAGGTCAACGGCCGCCTGGAGCCCATCAGCCCCAAATCCCTCAGCGAACCCATGGTGCGCGAGCTGGTGCTCAGCACCATGGACGCGCGCCAGCGGGACGAGTTCGAAAACGCCCGCGAGTGCAACTTCGCCATCGCCATGGAGAACCTGGCCCGCTTCCGCGTCAGCGCCTATTACCAGCGCAACAGCCCGGCGATGGTGATCCGGCGCATCCAGGATTACATCCCCGACGTGGAGGAGCTGAACCTGCCACCGATCCTCAAGGATCTGGCGATGACCAAACGCGGTCTGATCATCTTCGTCGGCGCCACCGGCACCGGCAAGTCCACCTCCCTGGCGGCGATGCTCAAATACCGCAACCACAACAGCTCCGGGCACATCATCACCATCGAGGATCCGATCGAGTACACCCACCAGCACGCCGGCTGCATCGTCACCCAGCGCGAGGTGGGCACCGACACCGAATCCTACGAGGTGGCCCTGAAGAACACCCTGCGCCAGGCCCCGGACGTGATCCTCATCGGCGAGATCCGCACCCGGGAGACCATGCAGCACGCCATCACCTTCGCCGAAACCGGGCATCTGTGCCTGTCCACCCTGCACGCCAACAACGCCAACCAGGCTCTGGACCGCATCCTGCACTTCTTCCCCGAGGACATGCACAGCCAGCTGTTCATGGACCTGTCCCTCAACCTCAAGGCCATCGTCGCCCAGCAGCTGATCCGCTGCGCCGACGGCGAGGGCCGCTATCCGGCGGTGGAGATCCTCATCAACACCCCGCTGGCCTCGGACCTGATCCGCAAGGGCGAGGTCCACAAGCTCAAGGACTTGATGAAGCGCTCGCGCGAACAGGGGATGCAGACCTTCGACCAGTGCCTCTACGATCTCTACAAGGCCGGCAAGATCAGCTACGAGGACGCCCTGGCCGCCGCCGACTCGCGCAACGAGGTGCGGCTGATGATCAAACTGGGGGAAACGGGCGACCTCGACCGGTACGCGCCCGGCGAAGACAAGATGCGGCTGGTGGAGGAGGACGACTGA
- a CDS encoding porin family protein: MKKLTKALMAGSVAAATALAPVAQAHEHHGGADARIRMLEEQLKLLKQELADLKAHSQMHHEKVMELEEWKEQAGVGGAAGESMIFFRGGYARMMTDRAKDVLPSPNSRAAKGQNGFYIGAGFEHTLSRDLFGMTEGTILEGTDLLGEVMFEYKRFARGTGLLTDNDQGVVVTQLAPGKTPETSTVTQFTLTAAPKIKFMRGSMIRPWIIPVGLGIHVISPPSDGVTVLNPGLVFGAGADVDIFKNVVIGADFRYHVTPGDDSSLNGVEDTDTDGLTAGGYVGFKF, from the coding sequence ATGAAAAAACTGACCAAAGCTCTGATGGCTGGCTCCGTAGCCGCCGCAACCGCCCTGGCGCCGGTGGCCCAGGCCCATGAACATCACGGTGGTGCCGACGCTCGCATCCGCATGCTGGAGGAACAGCTAAAACTGTTGAAGCAGGAACTGGCCGATCTCAAGGCCCATTCCCAGATGCATCACGAGAAAGTGATGGAGCTGGAGGAATGGAAGGAACAGGCCGGAGTAGGAGGTGCGGCTGGTGAAAGCATGATCTTCTTCCGCGGCGGTTATGCGCGGATGATGACCGATCGTGCCAAGGATGTGCTGCCCTCACCCAATTCCAGGGCCGCAAAAGGCCAGAATGGTTTCTACATCGGCGCCGGTTTCGAGCACACTCTGAGTCGTGATCTGTTCGGCATGACCGAAGGAACGATTCTGGAAGGGACCGACCTGCTCGGTGAGGTGATGTTCGAATATAAGCGCTTTGCCCGGGGAACTGGTTTGTTGACGGATAACGACCAGGGTGTGGTGGTGACTCAGCTGGCTCCGGGGAAAACTCCAGAGACCTCCACGGTGACCCAGTTTACCTTGACTGCTGCTCCCAAGATCAAGTTCATGCGTGGCAGCATGATTCGGCCATGGATCATTCCAGTGGGCCTGGGCATTCACGTCATCAGCCCGCCGTCCGACGGGGTGACGGTACTCAATCCGGGCTTGGTGTTCGGTGCCGGTGCCGATGTCGATATCTTCAAGAATGTCGTGATCGGCGCCGACTTCCGTTACCACGTCACGCCTGGCGACGACAGCAGCCTGAACGGCGTCGAGGATACCGACACCGATGGCCTGACCGCCGGTGGTTACGTGGGATTCAAATTCTGA
- the flgA gene encoding flagellar basal body P-ring formation chaperone FlgA, translating to MRRVLLGLLLSLPLTTVSVAAERQSLAAVRQAIAVQLTPIIRQQWQDFDVHVPPLDPRLHLPACSAPLRIEPLRGEVKPGSLSVRVRCPGDRQWSIYAKAVVRVYQPVITLRQGLPKGTRLTAAAVMLQRQELGKLRQGYFTDPSRVIGLRLRRSLPAGAVLQPQVLVADKLVHRGQAVHIRANLGTLEVSMEGHALMDGARGERIRVRNDRSRQVVEGVVQGPGEVQVQL from the coding sequence ATGCGAAGGGTCTTGCTGGGATTGCTGTTGTCGCTGCCTTTGACCACGGTTTCGGTGGCGGCCGAGAGGCAATCGCTTGCCGCTGTGCGGCAGGCGATCGCTGTCCAATTGACGCCGATCATCCGGCAGCAGTGGCAGGATTTTGACGTTCATGTCCCGCCCCTCGATCCCCGGTTGCATCTTCCCGCTTGCTCAGCACCACTGCGGATCGAGCCCTTGCGGGGGGAAGTCAAGCCCGGTTCCCTGTCCGTGCGGGTGCGCTGTCCGGGAGACAGACAGTGGTCGATCTATGCCAAGGCGGTCGTGCGGGTGTACCAGCCGGTGATCACCCTGCGTCAGGGACTTCCCAAGGGCACGCGTTTGACCGCGGCGGCAGTGATGTTGCAGCGGCAGGAACTGGGAAAGCTGCGCCAGGGATACTTCACCGATCCGTCCCGCGTGATCGGCCTGCGGCTGCGTCGTTCCCTGCCGGCCGGTGCCGTGTTGCAGCCGCAGGTGCTGGTCGCCGACAAGTTGGTGCACCGGGGCCAGGCGGTTCATATCCGGGCGAACCTGGGAACGCTCGAAGTGAGCATGGAGGGCCATGCGTTGATGGACGGCGCCCGCGGAGAGCGCATACGGGTGCGCAACGACCGATCACGGCAGGTCGTCGAAGGGGTGGTTCAAGGCCCGGGCGAAGTCCAAGTCCAACTTTGA
- a CDS encoding flagellar brake protein, with protein sequence MGSPELNRVPGCWGRVEGGRLLGLIRNWGRRKSAVVSSKTKHQSENPHFVYDGEEIRQMLESLQRESAIVSLYFPDCPDSEYASSVFRVGQGMLLLDQVSHPEGHEVILSRREFRAMSKYKGVTITFDCRLVGVQEDGDEVHYRIAFPDRVFYPQLREFFRIKIHELRIPIHIRGHGHNTEAETAVGWIDDIGPNGVGFILEANLFIRKLDLLRYCVIRVGEDRHLTFDLQVRNVRAIVKGWRYRIGGKFVNLSSRNAALIRREVTHFQRLLCRQGQEPELD encoded by the coding sequence ATGGGCAGTCCCGAACTGAATCGGGTGCCCGGTTGCTGGGGGAGAGTTGAGGGGGGAAGGTTGCTGGGTTTGATTCGAAATTGGGGACGCAGGAAGTCGGCTGTCGTTTCCTCTAAAACGAAGCATCAATCGGAAAATCCCCATTTCGTCTATGACGGGGAAGAGATACGGCAGATGCTCGAATCTCTGCAGCGGGAAAGTGCAATCGTATCTTTATATTTTCCGGATTGTCCGGACAGTGAATACGCTTCTTCGGTATTCCGGGTAGGGCAGGGCATGTTGCTTCTGGACCAGGTCAGCCATCCTGAAGGACACGAGGTGATTTTAAGCCGGCGGGAATTCCGCGCGATGAGCAAATACAAGGGCGTGACTATCACTTTCGACTGCCGGTTGGTGGGGGTGCAGGAGGACGGCGATGAGGTCCACTATCGGATCGCTTTCCCTGATCGGGTTTTCTATCCACAGTTGCGGGAGTTCTTCCGCATCAAGATTCATGAATTGCGGATTCCTATCCATATTCGGGGGCACGGTCACAATACTGAGGCGGAGACGGCCGTCGGCTGGATCGACGATATTGGACCGAACGGTGTCGGTTTCATCCTCGAAGCTAATTTGTTCATTCGCAAGCTGGATCTACTCCGTTATTGCGTGATACGGGTGGGTGAGGATCGGCATTTGACCTTCGATCTGCAGGTTCGCAACGTGCGGGCGATCGTCAAGGGGTGGCGTTATCGTATCGGTGGCAAGTTCGTCAATTTGTCGAGCAGGAACGCCGCCCTCATCCGGCGGGAGGTCACCCATTTCCAGCGTCTACTTTGCCGACAGGGGCAGGAACCGGAATTGGATTAA
- a CDS encoding dihydroorotase — protein MKLAIVNGLVCDPVAETLTPGGVWIAEGKIVATGSPPPDFTPQRELDARGGVIAPGLIDLSVCLREPGFESKGTIASETRAAVAGGVTTVCALPETQPVADTPAVIELIRERAELAARARVVPVGALTCGLAGERLSEMHALGEAGCRAVGNAGRPLANPLVWRRALEYAATYGLTVFVRPQDPWLAAGGCAHEGEVATRLGLAGIPASAETVAVAQILALVADSGARVHFSCLSTARAAAMVGAAAADGLPVTCDVAAHQLHLTEQALEGFDASVHLAPPLRTLDDRDGLRRALAGGTVTAVCSDHRPHEEDAKLNVFAATEPGAAGLETLLPLLLALVDEGILTLPQALARLTAGPAGVLGLEGGRLQPGAPADVIVIDTGACWPVDADHWHSRGRNTPFWGQTLKGKVRYTLVGGRIVHPG, from the coding sequence ATGAAGCTCGCCATCGTCAACGGCCTGGTGTGCGATCCGGTCGCTGAAACTCTGACGCCCGGTGGCGTCTGGATCGCCGAGGGCAAGATCGTCGCCACAGGTTCGCCGCCGCCCGATTTCACTCCGCAGCGGGAATTGGATGCCCGCGGTGGCGTCATCGCTCCCGGTCTCATCGACCTCAGCGTCTGCCTGCGGGAACCGGGTTTCGAATCCAAAGGCACCATCGCCAGCGAAACCCGCGCGGCGGTAGCCGGCGGCGTCACCACCGTCTGCGCTCTGCCGGAAACCCAGCCGGTGGCGGACACCCCAGCGGTCATCGAGCTGATCCGCGAACGCGCCGAACTTGCCGCCCGGGCTAGAGTGGTGCCGGTGGGGGCGCTGACCTGCGGGCTGGCGGGCGAGCGTCTGAGCGAGATGCACGCATTGGGTGAGGCCGGCTGCCGCGCCGTCGGCAACGCCGGCCGGCCGCTGGCCAACCCCTTGGTCTGGCGCCGGGCCCTGGAATACGCCGCCACCTACGGTCTGACCGTGTTCGTCCGGCCCCAGGATCCCTGGCTAGCGGCCGGTGGCTGCGCCCACGAAGGGGAGGTGGCGACCCGGCTGGGATTGGCGGGTATTCCGGCGAGCGCGGAAACGGTGGCGGTGGCGCAGATCCTGGCCCTGGTGGCCGACAGCGGCGCCCGGGTGCACTTCTCCTGCCTGAGCACCGCCCGGGCGGCGGCGATGGTCGGCGCTGCCGCCGCTGACGGCCTGCCGGTCACCTGCGATGTGGCCGCCCACCAGCTCCATCTGACCGAACAAGCGCTGGAAGGCTTCGACGCCAGCGTCCATCTGGCGCCGCCGCTGCGCACCCTGGACGACCGCGACGGGCTGCGCCGGGCGCTGGCCGGAGGGACGGTGACGGCGGTCTGCTCCGATCACCGCCCCCACGAGGAAGACGCCAAGCTGAACGTTTTCGCCGCCACCGAACCGGGAGCCGCCGGCCTGGAGACGCTGCTGCCGCTGCTGCTGGCCCTGGTGGACGAGGGGATCCTGACGCTGCCTCAGGCCCTGGCCCGGCTGACCGCAGGTCCGGCCGGGGTGCTGGGGTTGGAGGGCGGGCGGTTGCAGCCGGGCGCTCCGGCCGACGTGATCGTCATCGATACCGGGGCGTGCTGGCCCGTCGATGCCGACCACTGGCACAGCCGCGGCCGCAACACCCCGTTCTGGGGCCAGACCCTGAAGGGAAAAGTGCGTTACACCCTGGTGGGCGGCCGCATCGTCCACCCGGGCTGA
- a CDS encoding flagella synthesis protein FlgN: MDERQQGFLAWLGRLEADIQQMQSLLEQECEVLRTRRLDELSSLAQAKQETVVRIDERLGQLPTASGPKETVIEQLFEALKLRGVPDAWGVWDRIRTATARCRELNEANGAMIALLNEQTRQALGILFGQRHQPVCYGADGQSRTESGARLLGES, encoded by the coding sequence ATGGACGAAAGACAGCAAGGATTTTTGGCCTGGTTGGGACGGCTGGAAGCCGATATTCAGCAGATGCAGTCGCTGTTGGAGCAGGAGTGCGAGGTGTTGCGAACCCGGCGGCTGGACGAGCTGTCCTCATTGGCCCAGGCCAAACAGGAAACCGTGGTACGGATCGACGAGCGTCTCGGCCAGCTGCCCACTGCTTCAGGGCCGAAGGAAACCGTGATCGAGCAGTTGTTCGAGGCACTGAAGCTGCGCGGGGTCCCCGATGCCTGGGGTGTCTGGGATCGGATAAGGACGGCCACGGCACGCTGCCGGGAACTCAACGAGGCCAACGGCGCCATGATCGCGTTGCTCAACGAACAGACCCGCCAGGCGCTGGGGATTTTGTTCGGGCAGCGTCACCAGCCGGTTTGCTACGGGGCGGATGGGCAGTCCCGAACTGAATCGGGTGCCCGGTTGCTGGGGGAGAGTTGA
- the flgM gene encoding flagellar biosynthesis anti-sigma factor FlgM has translation MTINLRALTGKLEPTNTGPGAPHKPETKTGARQSDSDSLALTDTATRLKEAEQALSRADVIDMARVTRVANALQDGSYQIDAEQIAEKLLELDSQLP, from the coding sequence ATGACGATCAATTTGCGCGCCCTGACGGGGAAACTAGAACCCACCAATACCGGGCCAGGGGCGCCGCACAAGCCCGAAACCAAAACGGGGGCCCGTCAGAGCGACAGCGATTCCCTGGCATTGACCGATACCGCCACCCGTCTCAAGGAGGCCGAGCAGGCTTTGAGCCGGGCCGATGTCATCGATATGGCGCGGGTCACCCGGGTAGCCAATGCGTTGCAGGATGGCAGTTACCAGATCGATGCCGAGCAGATTGCGGAAAAACTGTTGGAACTGGACAGCCAGTTGCCCTGA